In Gemmatimonadota bacterium, a single genomic region encodes these proteins:
- the nuoD gene encoding NADH dehydrogenase (quinone) subunit D — protein sequence MEARTVNATPIDKLSEADLEEIRNERVTFERTPDMPSEHMILNFGPQHPATHGTLHMVLELDGEKVAGATPHLGYLHTGFEKLGEYRSYNQFVTLTDRMNYLSPLCNNIGYTHAVEKLMNIEITPRCRVVRVALAELSRLADHLLCVGTAALDIGAFTAFLYGFRAREVLYDLFEAVCGTRLTTSYTRVGGLLRDVPENFAEMARESVDETLRATAEIDRLLTHNRIWRDRTEGVGVLSPEDAVAWGATGPVLRASGVEWDIRKNEPYLGYEAYDFDLPIGRNGDVYDRYLVRMEEIRQSAKIIRQAVEDLPAGSVNAEEEHAVLPEKSEVYESMESLIYHFKMTMEGHGPTPPVGEVYAATEAPNGELGFFIVSDGSREPYRIRVRPPSFVNFSMFPMLIRGHMLSDVVAVLGSLNVIAGELDR from the coding sequence CACATGATCCTCAATTTCGGTCCCCAGCACCCGGCGACCCACGGGACGCTGCACATGGTGCTTGAACTGGACGGGGAAAAAGTCGCGGGCGCCACGCCGCACCTGGGCTACCTGCACACCGGCTTTGAGAAACTGGGCGAGTACCGGAGCTACAACCAGTTCGTGACCCTGACCGACCGGATGAATTACCTGTCCCCCCTCTGCAACAACATCGGATACACCCACGCGGTCGAGAAGCTGATGAACATCGAAATCACGCCGCGCTGTCGTGTGGTAAGGGTCGCCCTGGCCGAACTTTCCCGCCTCGCCGACCACCTGCTTTGCGTCGGTACGGCCGCTCTCGATATCGGGGCTTTCACCGCCTTCCTTTACGGATTCCGGGCGCGGGAAGTGCTGTACGACCTGTTCGAAGCGGTATGCGGCACCCGGCTCACCACCAGCTATACGCGCGTGGGCGGGCTCCTGCGTGACGTACCCGAAAACTTCGCGGAAATGGCGCGGGAGTCCGTGGACGAAACCCTGCGGGCCACCGCGGAAATCGACCGGCTCCTGACGCACAACCGCATCTGGCGCGACCGGACCGAAGGCGTGGGCGTCCTTTCCCCGGAAGACGCCGTGGCCTGGGGCGCCACGGGACCGGTGCTCAGGGCGTCCGGCGTCGAATGGGACATCCGGAAGAACGAGCCGTACCTCGGGTACGAAGCCTACGATTTCGACCTCCCCATCGGCCGCAACGGGGACGTGTACGACCGCTATCTCGTGCGGATGGAGGAGATCAGGCAGAGTGCGAAGATCATCCGTCAGGCCGTGGAGGACCTGCCTGCGGGATCCGTGAACGCCGAGGAGGAGCACGCCGTATTGCCCGAGAAATCGGAAGTGTACGAATCCATGGAATCGCTGATCTACCATTTCAAGATGACCATGGAAGGACACGGGCCGACGCCGCCGGTGGGCGAGGTATACGCCGCCACCGAGGCGCCGAACGGAGAACTCGGGTTTTTCATCGTCAGCGACGGCAGCCGGGAACCCTACCGGATCCGGGTGCGTCCGCCGTCGTTCGTGAACTTTTCGATGTTCCCCATGTTGATCAGGGGGCATATGCTATCGGACGTGGTGGCGGTACTGGGCAGCCTGAACGTCATCGCCGGAGAACTGGACCGCTAG